DNA sequence from the Streptomyces sp. CA-210063 genome:
GAGAGGTTCGCCCCCCAGCTCTCGGCTTCGGGGTGCAGCCCGTACCAGAGGAACTCGCCGTCCGCCGTGCGCGGGCCCTCCCAGATCTTCCGGACAACTTCGGCGTCCATTTCGGTGATCTCACCGTCGGGGGTCTGCGTGCCCACCAGCTGAGCGGGGTCGATCGCACCGGCTGAACGGGTCGCCGCCGCGCGGAAGGCCTCGAACTTCGCGGGAGTGACGACGTTGCCGAGTTCCTTCATCACCAGGGCCGGCCATATCTCCGCCGGAACGAACTTGGTCCAGTTGATCGCCGGATCCACCGACCAGATCCCGTCGTAGTCCTCCGGATACCGCTGCGCCTCGGCCATGGCCTGCCGGCCGCCACCCGAGCAGCCGGAGAAGTAGGAGTAGCGGGGCGGTACGCCGTGGATGGCCTCGGTGACCGCCTTTCCGATCACGGTCATGTCGTGGGTGGCGCGGTAGGACCAGTCGCGCAGCAACTCCCAGTCGATCTCCCGGGTCTTCTCATCGAGCGCGTACGTGCCGGGGCGCGGATCACGGACGCCGCCGTCGGTCATCGCGGTGGCGAATCCGTTACGGAGTGCCACGGGCAACGACACGATCCGGAACCCCTCCAGGTCCAGCCACGGGATCCAGGTGCGCAACCCTCCGCCGCCGGTGCCGAAGAACCGCTCGTTCCACTCCAGCGGCACCCACACGGTGATCTCCGCGACGTGCCCGGCAGGCGTCGTCCGCTCCACACGGACGTCGCAGAAGTCGGGCAGACCCTCGACGAACGCGGGCTGTTCCGGGCCACCCTCGAACATCGGCGGCGCATTCTTGGCCCGCCCGCTGGTGTTGACCGTCGCCGAGGTGACCCTGACCCCGTCGAGCCGGGAGATCGCCTTCTCGATCGCCTCCGGGGTGCAGCGTTCACCGACGTCCGTCGCGGTGATCGGGTCGTCCGTCGAGACCCAGCGGGACATTCCCTGCTGGTCGAGCCGTACGGAAACAGTCATCTCGCGTAGTCCTCCTGTGAATTGCGGCCGTACGACCGAACGCGTGCGGGATCGCGCCTGTCGAGACCTGGGCTGCGGGGCCGGATGCGAATGGAAGTGATCCGAACACGTACGGATCCCCCAGCACAAGGTTCCATGCCCTCTACATTCATCGACAGTTCGGATGATGGATCCGAAGTGACAGGCAGGCATCCAGGAAGCGGCAGGTCAGGGCTACCAGGATGCCGAGCCAGGCCGGAGCCGACGAAAAAAGAGGCCTCCACCCCTTGCCAGATCTAGATTGTACGTGTTCGGATTAATTGCGTCAGCGGTGCACAACAGCACCGCCATCTCGGACGTCGGCACCCGCCCGCGTGGCCAGATCTGTGCCTTCACTCCCCCGTCCGGGCCACGCGATCACCGTCTCTCACGCCCTCCCCTCCCTAGGAGCGAGACATGTTCGACCTCACCTCCGTTGACCTCCTCGACGCATTCACCCAGGAGTTGAAGCTGTGCAAGCTCCGGCCCGATGAGCACGTCGTGGTCCTGTCCGAGCCCAGTAGCCGGGGGGATTACGTGGCAGCCGCCTTCGGTGCGGCGAAGGCCTGCGGCGCGCATGTCGTCGCCGCGACCGTGCCCGGCGGAAACCCGTCCCCCACGGACAGCACCCACACCGGTGCCGGGCCCGGCCTGACCGCGGTGCTGAACGACTCCACCGCGCAGAACCTGCTCAAGTCGGCGGACCTGGTCGTGGACTTGACCCGCGAGGGCTTCATCCACGCTCCGCTCCAGCAGGAGATCCTGCGCACGGGCACCCGCATTCTGTTCGTCTGCGACGCCCCCGACGTCCTGATCCGCAACCTCCCCAAGGAGGGCGACAAGGCCGAGGTCCTCAAGGGCGTGGAGCTGCTCAAGGAAGCCTCCGTGATGCGGGTGACCTCCGAGGCCGGCACCGACCTGACCGTCGAACTGCCGGGCGCCAAGCCGGAGTTCCAGGTGGGCTTCGCCGACGACCCGGGCCGCTGGGACCACTGGCCCAGCACGATGGTGCTGTGCTGGCCGAAGTTCTCCGACGGCCGGATCGTGCTCGCCGAGAACGACATCCTGCTGCCGTTCAAGGAATACGTGCGCCAGCCGGTCACCCTGGAGATCTCGAACGGCACCATCGAGAAGGTGTCCGGCGGCTCCGAGGCCAAGCTGCTGGAGACCTTCTTCGAGGACGCCGAGGACCAGTGGGCGCGCAGCCTGTCCCACATGGGCTGGGGCCTGATGCGCACCGCCGACTGGTTCGCCACCGCCCTGTACGGCAAGGAAGAGCTGATGGGCATGGACGCCCGGGCGTTCGCCGGGAACTTCCTGTGGTCCACCGGCCCGCACCCCGTCCTGCAGCGTGAGTCCTACGCACACCTCGACATCGCCATGCGCGGCTGCACCGTCTCGGTCGACGGCCAGGACGTCGTCACCGCGGGCCGACTCGCCGACCACTGACACCGCCCGCCGCACCCGTACCTGGAGAACACATGGCATCCACCCAATCCTTCGAAGTCGTCATCGTCGGCGGCGGGCTCGGCGGCATGACCGCCGCGCTGTCCCTGCGGCAACGCGGCCTCAGGGTCACCGTGCTGGAGCAGGCGCCGCGGTTCGGCGAGATCGGCGCGGGCATCCAGACGGCGCCCAACGCGAGCCGGATCCTGCTGGGCCTGGGCCTGCGCAAGCAGCTGGAGGCGATCCGCACGGAGCCCCAGGACCAGGTGCGGCGCCGGTGGAAGGATGGCAGCGTCATCGGGCTGACCCAGCTCGGCGACCGCTGCAAGCAGGAGTACAACGCCCCGTACTGGCACTACCACCGCGCCGACCTGCACGGTGTTCTCAAGGACGCCTGCGTCGACCCGAACGGTCCCGGACCGGTCGTTCGGCTGGAGACCGCGAGCAGGGTCACCGAACTGGACCGCGGCGACCCCCGCCGCCCCGCCGCGGTGATCGAGGACGGTCGGCGCTTCGAGGCCGACGTGGTGATCGGCGCCGACGGCATCCGGTCCCGTGTCCGCGATCTGATGGGCCTGCCGGACACGCTGGAGTTCTCCGGCGAGATGGCCTTCCGGGCGCTGATCCCGGGCGACCTCATCGCGGCCGACCCGGCGACCCGCTTCCTGATGGACCGCTTCCAGAGCACCATCTGGTACGGACCCGGCCGACACCTGGTCCACTACATCATTCGCGGCGGCGAGTACCTCAACGTCGTCGGCTGCGTCCCGTGCACCGACGAGGTGGCCGAGAAGTGGACCGCCGACGTCACCGCCGAGGATCTGGTGAACGCCTACCCGGACTGGGACGACCGCGTCGCGTCGATGCTGTCCAAGGCGAAGGACGACGTGCAGGCCTTCGCCCTCTATCACCGCCGCCGCGACCCGGTCTGGGTGGACGGCCGCGTGGCCCTCCTGGGCGACTCCTGCCACGCCATGCTGCCCTACCAGGCCCAGGGCGCCTCGCAGGCCATGGAGGACGCCGCCGTGCTGGCCGAGGAACTCGGTCGGGTCACCGTCGACGGCATCGACGCCGCGCTGCGCCGCTACGTCGACCGGCGCGCCAAGCACGCCGGCATGGTCCAGGACGCCTCACTGCAGAACATGTCCTTCTACCACTACGAGGACGGTCCCCGTCAGGAGGCCCGCGACGAGCTGCTCAGGCGCGGCTTCGACGGCGAGTCCGACGTCTCCTACGACTGGTTGTGGAGCGGCACCCCGCTCAACGACCCGGACCTGGGCGCCTTCGACTACAGCTTCGCCCGCTGATCGAAGCGCCTCGGTCCCCGTCCGATCGCCCCCCTCCCCCGCTTTCCCACCCCGTTTCCCACCCCGGTGTCCGCCCCGCGTGGGCGCGTCCCCCTTGCACACCCGTGGAGTGAACGTGAAAACAGGCGACCAGATAGTCCAGGACCTCCCATGGAGATGGGGTGTCCAGGGCAAGGTCTTCATCATCGGTGGCCTCGGCTACCTGTTCGACGCCTACGACATCGCCCTCAACGGCTTCCTGATGCCGCTGCTGGGTGAGCACTTCGATCTCACGCTCGCCCAGAGCGGCCTCGTGGCCACTGCCAACCTCGTGGGCATGGCCGTCGGCGCGGTGGTCTGGGGTGCGGTCGCGGACCGCATCGGTCGCAAGAAGGCCTTCAGCGTCACGTTGCTGATCTTCGCGCTGTTCTCGGTGCTCGGGGCCCTCGCCCCGAACTATCCGGTCTTCCTGGCCCTGCGTTTCGTGGCCGGCGTCGGGCTCGGCGGCTGCATCCCCGTCGACTACGCCCTGGTGGCGGAGTTCTCGCCGAGGAAGTACCGCGGACGCGTCCTGACCGCGCTGGACGTGTGGTGGCCCGTCGGCGTGACCCTGTGCGGTGTGGTGTCGACGGCGTTGCTGACGCTGGACGACAACTGGCGGTGGATGCTCACCACGATGAGTGTTCCGGCCCTGCTGCTCTTCTGGGTGCGCCGCGGCGTCCCCGAGTCTCCGGTCTACCTCAGCAAGAAGGGGAGGGAAGCCGAGGCGCGGGCCGTCATCGACGATCTGGTGGCTCGCACCGGCGCCCCGGTCGAGCCGTACGTCATCCCCGCCCCGGTGGACGACGGAAAGTCGAGGGGTCCCGGGGCCTCGCTGGAACAGCTCCGCGACATCTGGAGGTTCAGCGCACGCATCACCTCCGCCGTCTGGCTGCTCTACGCCACCGTCATGCTGGTGTACTACGCGGCGCTGAGCTGGATGCCGTCCATCCTCAAGGAACAGGGCCTCGGCGACGCGGCCGCCTTCATGAGCACCACGCTGATGAGCGGCGTCGGCATCGTCGCCGTCCTGGTATCCATCGCTCTGGTGGATGTGACCGGCCGGAAGTGGCTCATCGGTGCCACGGCTCCACTGGCCGCGCTGGCGCTGGTGGCGTGCGCACTGGTGATGGACATGCCGACCGGGTCCGTCGTGGCCATCGGCGTCTTCGGCTTCCTGATCCAGTTGGCCATCCCCGCCATGTACGCCTACGTCTCCGAGCTGTACCCGACCCTGCTGCGGGCGAGCGGCTTCGGCTGGGCCTCCTCCGTCAGCCGGGTGGTGACCGGTTTCGTGCCGGTGCTGTTCGGCTCGGTGCTGTGGCCGGTGCTGGGGCTGCCCCTGACCTTCGGGATTCTCACCCTGGCAGTGCTGTCGGCCGTCGTGTGGATGGTGGTCGCGGCTCCCGAGACCAAGGGCAGGGCACTGGACGGTGACGCCGAGTACACAGCGGGACCCCAGTTGATCCCGGCACCGACGTCCGGTCAGGCAGGGCTCTGAGGATCCATCCCGCCTGACCGGATCTACCTCAGGTCAGGGCCGTACGACAGGAGAGACATGAAGCCCGCTCCCTTCCGCTACCACCGGGCGCGCGACGTCGAGGGCGCCACGGCGCTGCTCGCCGAGCTGGGCGACGAGGCCAA
Encoded proteins:
- a CDS encoding tannase/feruloyl esterase family alpha/beta hydrolase, which translates into the protein MTVSVRLDQQGMSRWVSTDDPITATDVGERCTPEAIEKAISRLDGVRVTSATVNTSGRAKNAPPMFEGGPEQPAFVEGLPDFCDVRVERTTPAGHVAEITVWVPLEWNERFFGTGGGGLRTWIPWLDLEGFRIVSLPVALRNGFATAMTDGGVRDPRPGTYALDEKTREIDWELLRDWSYRATHDMTVIGKAVTEAIHGVPPRYSYFSGCSGGGRQAMAEAQRYPEDYDGIWSVDPAINWTKFVPAEIWPALVMKELGNVVTPAKFEAFRAAATRSAGAIDPAQLVGTQTPDGEITEMDAEVVRKIWEGPRTADGEFLWYGLHPEAESWGANLSQGGLACTTEVDGELVPVPFFIATDVLGAYLLRDPEWDWRTLTFEQFRELFARCVEEFADFATDDPDLSGLRDSGGKLILTHTTGDEVIFAQGSTDYFQRVHQEMGGHEQVADFARLFMGSGVGHGYVTATSPGPTIGGTMTALMRWVEEGVAPDEIPAQGYDMEAGKVTLSRTIPAFR
- a CDS encoding FAD-dependent oxidoreductase — translated: MASTQSFEVVIVGGGLGGMTAALSLRQRGLRVTVLEQAPRFGEIGAGIQTAPNASRILLGLGLRKQLEAIRTEPQDQVRRRWKDGSVIGLTQLGDRCKQEYNAPYWHYHRADLHGVLKDACVDPNGPGPVVRLETASRVTELDRGDPRRPAAVIEDGRRFEADVVIGADGIRSRVRDLMGLPDTLEFSGEMAFRALIPGDLIAADPATRFLMDRFQSTIWYGPGRHLVHYIIRGGEYLNVVGCVPCTDEVAEKWTADVTAEDLVNAYPDWDDRVASMLSKAKDDVQAFALYHRRRDPVWVDGRVALLGDSCHAMLPYQAQGASQAMEDAAVLAEELGRVTVDGIDAALRRYVDRRAKHAGMVQDASLQNMSFYHYEDGPRQEARDELLRRGFDGESDVSYDWLWSGTPLNDPDLGAFDYSFAR
- a CDS encoding MFS transporter; amino-acid sequence: MKTGDQIVQDLPWRWGVQGKVFIIGGLGYLFDAYDIALNGFLMPLLGEHFDLTLAQSGLVATANLVGMAVGAVVWGAVADRIGRKKAFSVTLLIFALFSVLGALAPNYPVFLALRFVAGVGLGGCIPVDYALVAEFSPRKYRGRVLTALDVWWPVGVTLCGVVSTALLTLDDNWRWMLTTMSVPALLLFWVRRGVPESPVYLSKKGREAEARAVIDDLVARTGAPVEPYVIPAPVDDGKSRGPGASLEQLRDIWRFSARITSAVWLLYATVMLVYYAALSWMPSILKEQGLGDAAAFMSTTLMSGVGIVAVLVSIALVDVTGRKWLIGATAPLAALALVACALVMDMPTGSVVAIGVFGFLIQLAIPAMYAYVSELYPTLLRASGFGWASSVSRVVTGFVPVLFGSVLWPVLGLPLTFGILTLAVLSAVVWMVVAAPETKGRALDGDAEYTAGPQLIPAPTSGQAGL